ATAAACTTATAACTATTAGTTCAAAGCTTATCAATAAAAAATCTAAGTGTTGGAGCTCAATTTCCAAGCTCGTAGGTACTCAATTGGAGCTCAAAGCTTATTGGAGCCCAAGGTGATGCAAGCTCACAAGAATCAAAGTGAGACAACTCGAGGGTGCAGACTCCCAGCTCATGGATCTTAATAGCTAGCTCAAAAAGCTCATTCATGTTGACCTAAAATGACAATAAAATGCAGTCAATTGATGAGCTAGGAGTTGGAGCTCTTTATGGTGTAAAAGATGGTCTTTTAGTAAATCAAAGTGACATTTGAAGTGGTTGAGCAATTTGACCATCATGGAGGCTATTTGTGATTCGCGTTTTCGGCCATATATGGTCATTGATATGTCATTTTGCAGCCTATAAATACCACCCATGGCCTaaaaaattcacaattcaaaaaGCCTCCACTAACTCACTAAAAAATTGTCATTTTGTGCTAGAAAGTTGATGTTGCGCGCTTCAATTTTGGGGAGCAAGTCGGCATTATATTAAGGAGTTAATATGTCCAAATAATCAATTATAGTCGAACCAAGAAGTTCCATAAATATTTGAGCAGCAACAAAAATCAAAATCGAGCACCATTTGAATTGTTACAGTTATGCCTTCTCAAGCAATTAGTTGCCGATATTGTGTGCTTCCAATCGAGTTTCTATAGTGCTATCCAAAGTTTTAAGGCGTCATTTTTCTCGTGTATCACGTCCAAGTCTTTCTCTTAGTGCTTTCCAATTCACGTCCAAGCTCTTCCCATGTTCGATCAAGGTTACGTTCAAGTATCGATCAAGTTTAATCGGCATCTTCgaattactgtaagtgggcttatatattgttttaatttcacATAATATGTGAAATTCTATCGATTactaaattttttgttttcataTGCATTACTATAtgttttgttatgaattttttgcTAAGTTTTGATTTATTCCGTCCATTTCATTTCGATTTAAtttgaaacgtctactactaaaatactattaatttttattttttaaaataagagaAGTTATGACCGAAACCACTCATACAGATACGtccatgaaaatttcgaaaCAAGCTTTATAAACTTCCATCTAGTTAAATGCCATTATCAAAACTTAATAATGCAACCAAAGCTCTTAGTCTAGTGTTTTAAAAGAACTCAACATCTatcaatatcatcaacgtaTAATAAGATgcaaaaaacatttaaaatattgtttACACCTATGACTCAAGGTCATATATGCGGAAGAATGCAAGGTCCTCGAGTTAACATGTGCACCCCAGctccgcctactcagtcttcagcGGCCCCAGTCTCTACATCCTCatgatcacctgcatcaatcacacctagtgagtttaaagactcaacacacctaaatcgtaataacaagtacatatacatatcatgcAACAGTGAGAAATactgtaattaaaataagttTCATAATCTTCAAAAGCGTaaacttaaacataacatattcaaatcttgtcccaacatatcatcgtatatgTGTTCATTTTTCTTATTGAATTCATattattagttgtgactttcgtatcagatCTAAGTCGATAGATCCAATTACGTATAACCACGGTACCCGACGGCGAGGACATGAGCGACAGTTTTACCCATCCACTAAGCCTTGGTCTTACATGTTCGTGTTCATATTCgtgttcgtattagtcacaaccaactcaccTCCTTCAAAAACTTGTTATCGTACTCATCATTTGTAAAATTCATACATATACAtgcattttcttaaaaaaatatgcaacgtatttatcagcattttcaaaaaaattcatattcataattaacatatacattttaaacatgcatTTCCAGTTACCAAGGCACTGCCAGGACTGCTAACTCGACCCACCCAAACttatcaaactccttaaaaATACTTCTAATCATTTCCTTAAATGTATCCCGAACCCCTGCATTAACCTCTATATTTCGTCAGGTTTTAGACCAAAGTCTCGTTTAACCCGAATTAACCCAAGCCTTGATCAAATTTTAACCATAGTCAATGACTCCTAACCAAACCCCGATTCCTATCAGTAGATCTATTAAATACCATGAAAAACATTCAAAACACATCATGATGTGATTGATGAGAAAAAGAAGATACAAGGCGTGCCTTAGTGAAGTTTTGTACACAAAAAGATGACCAACGGAGCCAGGGAGGGATGGGACAAGCTTCCACCGAATTTCCTTGCAAAAAGTAAAGCAAAGCTGCTCCTAGGTTTCAGAGAGAAGGGCGGCCGAATGGTGAGATGAGGGAGTAGGGTTTCGGagtgaaaaaaaaatgatttaaaagTAATAGGAAATTTGATATGATCTGATCGTCTGATACAATATAATTTTTGAACTCTGTCTGTTCCATTTCGACTTCTGCTCTGAAAATTTATCAGTTTTAAAATAAGTACATGTataatttgttattttttattagACTGGATCCCACTTGCttagtgtttcccaaaacactcaccccttatgTCCCTCGCCAGATAACAATGAAGAACAAGTGGAATAGATGGAACAAGATCAATTTTTGGGCTGGTGAATAAATCCAGAGTTATGAAGGACAAGTCCATGATTTCAAGTTATTAGTTGTCGCACTTCGCACTTTTCTTTGTAAGAACAACTTCCACATTATTCGCACTTCGACTATGTAAAGATAATGTTCTTTATGAATTAGACTGACTTTCAAAATTTGCTACGagatttattgttttcaatgaaATTATTAAACAATGTCGGATGTCAACTATGCCTCGGTCTCGAGGCGTGACAACATAAGATATTTTCACTTGTAGGTGAGCTgtgaatctccgactacaatgcattatCTCTTACATATTtcaaaactacacccaacctcacCAACAGATGACCCTCAATAGTGTCGGTAAATAGATCAAAGTGCATTATAGTACGTAGAGTCTttatgttgtctcgggtcaaagGAATAATTGTGTTCAACAGTAACCACGAACTATTCCGTCAGTAGTTGATAATCACTTGTAAAGTCTGAGTGATGGTTGTTCTGTGCATTATCAAATAATCACTCATTTGTATAAATGGACATATCAATGTCCTTGCTAATGGGACATGTCGTTTACATCGCATAtgttagtctcaagctcaagcaagcattatatttattttaggcggctgaatcaactagaaacatgtttaaaatatatggtACACTACCTAATGagttcatgatcttacgttgccaGACAGATCTCATGGAACCTATTGTATATTAATGGATTTTATCTTTGTAGTTTGAATTAGTATACAAATAAAGTAAATATCATTATTAGATAaaaccgtaaaatattattaaaataaagattatttttacataaaattcaataaaatctttcATCTTTGCAGTTTGAatgagtatacaaataaagtAACTATTATAACTGGATAAAACtgcaaaatattattaaaataaagattgtttttacATAAAAGTCAATAAGGTCTAAGCCATAACTTGGCTCGATTTCAAATACCCACTTGTGAGGAAGTTGGCTAGATAAGGTCTATTGACTAGTAAAAATTTTGTCATAGTGCAATAAAATACATATTCAACATTTAATTTCAACTTCCGCTAGGTATCATTTATATGATGTCCACATTGTTAACAAGTCTAATTGAAATTGAGAATTATGATGAATATCAGACTAAATGTAACAACAAAATTTTAACgaatagatatttttaaaaaatatagactattttttgaatttttaataaGATGCTAAAAAGGTTTAATTAACTAATGACACCTATGATCAAAATTGACTTAAAAACGGCACAAGTTTAACACGGAACTCGTGTCTCTAAATTTGTTTATCGAAACGGAATTTTTGGACAGTCCAATTTGTCATTTTGTCCACGAGTAGAGCAGCCTTTCTTTTCAAACTTATTGAGAAAATAtagctgattattttaaaaatattatctaATTGTTTATCAATATAATTCGTTTATCGATTCATTGTTTTTTGGGGAAAAGTTAAGTTTCAAATTAGAAAATGTTATATGGAAATActaataaataaagtttaatttTTTGGTCAAATAATTCAGTTCAATGGATTTTGAATGAGATAATTGGATGGAAACTTCaaggttgtatatatatatatatatatatatatatatatatatatatatatatatatatatatatatatatatatatatatatatatatatacacatgcagcAACTCtgggtatatatatacatgcagcAACTCTACCCAGACCACAAAATAAACATACAATTACACATCTTACAGAAAAATGAGTGGTGGAATTTTCTTCATACTTTTCATCTTGTTTGTAGCATCTTTATTCTCGTTGTTGTTGATGAAGAAGGAGAAAATGAAATATATAGGAAAGGGACGTCTTCCAATTGGCCCTAAACCACTCCCAATAATTGGCAATCTTCATCATCTTGGCAAGTTACCCCATCGATCCCTCAAAGAATTGTCCAAACTCTACGGAGATCTCATGTTCTTGCGATTGGGATCCGTGCCAACGTTAGTCGTGTCATCTGCGGATATGGCGCGAGAAATATTTAAAGAACACGACCTTGCTTTCTCAGGGAGACCATCCTTGTATGCGGCGAAGAAGCTCACTTACAATTTGTCCACGGTTGCCTTCGCACCATATGGTGAGTACTGGAGAGAGATCAGGAAAATAGCCGTTCTAGAGTTGCTTACCGTCAAAAGAATCCAATCTTTTGTTCAAATAAGAGATGAAGAGGTGGGTCGCATGATTGATATCATAGCTCAACATGCGAATAAACTCGTGAATGTGAGTCAGTTGTCGTTTTCACTTTTGAACAACGTTGTATGCCGTGTGGCTTTCGGAACTACAAGCCCTGATAACCATGCAAATGGTTATGGAAAAATGACTAGGTTTCAAGAAATTCTTCTGGAGGTGGAGCTCTTCGAGGCTGGTTTCAATGTCGCGGATTATTTTCCATGGTTGGCTTGGATGAACAAGTTTAATGGTGTGGACCGGAAGTTAGACAAGATTTTTCGTGATTTAGATTGGTTCGTGGACAAGGCAATAGAGGAACATCGTGACTCTACAAGAGTGACAACTGATCATGAAGATATTATTGATGTATTGCTCAGAATTCAGAAGGAACCAAATAAAGGGATCGCCCTAGATGATAAACATATCAAGGGTATTCTTGTGGTAtgttattttcttattttaaaaaatcaaaatttcctAACAAATGTTAGGATATATCGTCTTCAAAATTCAATAATGCATATGCCGAAATATATctttatgtatttatttatatatattttttgaattgTCACGTCTACAGGAGCTCTTTAGACTCTAACATCATATTTTATCCACACAGCTAATTAACAAATTATTACATTACTTACTCTATGAGTAAGATGAGAGAAATGGTAATTAATTCGAAATTAAATGTTTGATTGTTTACAGGGAATATTTTCAGCTGGCACTGACACTTCATCGGCAACAATGGAATGGACAATGACAGAACTTGTGAGAAATCCCAAAGTTAAAGAAAGAGTTCAACAAGAAGTGAGAACAATCTTGAAAGGAAAAGACAAAATTGAAGAAAATGATCTCCAAAAACTCACCTACCTAAAACTAGTCGTAAAGGAATCGTTAAGGCTTCATCCACCAGCCCCATTACTAGTCCCTCGAGAAACCATAGAAAACTGCACCATAGCCCGAAAATATGAAATCCCAGCAAAGACGAGAGTCATGATTAACGCTAGCGCCATTGGAACTGATCCAATGTACTGGAAAAACCCTGAACAATTTTGTCCTGAGAGATTTCTTGACAGCGATATCGATTTTAGAGGACAACATTTTGAATTGTTACCATTTGGTTCTGGGAGAAGGGGTTGTCCGGGAATTAATTTCGCCCTTTCGCTTGTGGAGCTTGCACTTGCAAATCTTCTGTTTTTCTTCAATTGGGAGCTTCCGGAGGGAATGTCACCAGAGGATCTTGATATGGAGGAGTCACTGGGGATCACAATGCATAAGAAAGTCTCACTTTTCTTAATACCATCACCAGCTCGTGCTTTATAAAATACTAGCGATACTATGCAGTAATCGCTTTTTATGTACTATATTTTTTAGTGGATGTAATTTGGATTTTGACATTATATTTTTTCCCtttaagtttttatttttatttttattgttccATGTCTTATGTAATCACTTTTTAATTTTTAGAAATTgacaatatttaaaaaaattatatgttagATCTCCTATAATCTAGACGAAATTTGCCTCAATAATGGATGGTCGGAATTTCTAATTTTTGGCAGCATGTGCGGCAGTTTTGTGGAAGAGggtggaaaatatttttcttcaaaatttagGAGTGGCCGAAAGTGAGAGGGAGAGGGAGAGGGAGAGAAATTTTGTTGACAAAATTTTTATGTATAAGTTACGTTATTTCATATAACCTTTAATGAAATATTTGTATGTTTTAATTCATGGTCAAATCAGAAATATTACTTGAATAAGTATACTATAATTCCATTATTCAAAATCtctcatgtatatattttttactCTTGAAAATACCatgtataattaaattattatcaacttttgataaaacagtatatatatatatatatatatatatatatatatatatatatatatatatatatatatatatgatttaaattaaataattttaaattaactaatttattTTAGACTCTTCTAGAATATTTAATGAGAATTTTGCACTTATTAGTCAACACTaccaatattattatttaattatttgattccaaatttaataataattgtgaactcattataacAACGATTGACGACTAGAAAGCGCAGATATGTAGAGAATATATATTTCGTTCAtaaaatgaaaattgaaaatttcgatGGCTAAAATTTTTTAAAGATCTATTTTTGGCAATTGCCGATTTTGTGAACTCATTCACTAAAATACACAGTTTCACTCTCCTCAATTAATTAGTTGTAAGCTAACTTCCACGTCTTTCATTACATGGAATCaacttaaaaattaatttataagcAATTTGTTTGACCTCAAACAAATTACAATCAACAAATTTAATACTTGTATGACCCTCAATGGATCAGGGATACAAATATACGTGGCTTCAGAacttcatgtgattcagaaaaatattttttctttttcgggcttaccctaattagtCCCATATTTTTCATCAACCTCTTGACCAAGAACGTCACAACTC
This genomic interval from Primulina eburnea isolate SZY01 chromosome 16, ASM2296580v1, whole genome shotgun sequence contains the following:
- the LOC140817445 gene encoding strychnine-11-hydroxylase-like, which translates into the protein MSGGIFFILFILFVASLFSLLLMKKEKMKYIGKGRLPIGPKPLPIIGNLHHLGKLPHRSLKELSKLYGDLMFLRLGSVPTLVVSSADMAREIFKEHDLAFSGRPSLYAAKKLTYNLSTVAFAPYGEYWREIRKIAVLELLTVKRIQSFVQIRDEEVGRMIDIIAQHANKLVNVSQLSFSLLNNVVCRVAFGTTSPDNHANGYGKMTRFQEILLEVELFEAGFNVADYFPWLAWMNKFNGVDRKLDKIFRDLDWFVDKAIEEHRDSTRVTTDHEDIIDVLLRIQKEPNKGIALDDKHIKGILVGIFSAGTDTSSATMEWTMTELVRNPKVKERVQQEVRTILKGKDKIEENDLQKLTYLKLVVKESLRLHPPAPLLVPRETIENCTIARKYEIPAKTRVMINASAIGTDPMYWKNPEQFCPERFLDSDIDFRGQHFELLPFGSGRRGCPGINFALSLVELALANLLFFFNWELPEGMSPEDLDMEESLGITMHKKVSLFLIPSPARAL